A genomic segment from Nicotiana sylvestris chromosome 1, ASM39365v2, whole genome shotgun sequence encodes:
- the LOC104247179 gene encoding uncharacterized protein translates to MTTLLPSPEVSSFSAGIHPVRTSSYINPRNVQKLAVSRSGNRGARVRVCSSVKDLEESPPLKSGSNLGFCAQFSAPVETSTTLSTKVNEEEEEKRNYYLNTGYAIRTIREEFPALFYKELTFDIYRDDIVFKDPLNTFTGIENYKSIFWALRFHGRMFFRALWIDIVSVWQPVENMIIVRWTVHGIPRVPWESHGRFDGTSEYKLDKDGKIYEHWVHNIALSGPPKFHVLAVQELIEYIGGASTPKPTFFEIFSPTLRNIAPVTKFSRLRRNLGSILASLKRNEEEQSDQT, encoded by the exons ATGACCACTCTTTTACCGTCGCCGGAAGTTTCCTCATTCTCAGCCGGAATCCATCCGGTGAGGACTTCTTCTTATATAAACCCTAGAAATGTGCAGAAGCTCGCTGTTTCTAGGTCGGGAAATAGGGGTGCTAGGGTTAGGGTGTGTTCAAGTGTAAAGGATTTGGAGGAGTCTCCGCCGCTGAAGTCAGGGAGTAATTTAGGGTTTTGTGCACAGTTCTCTGCTCCTGTGGAGACCAGCACGACGTTGTCTACAAAAGTGAACGAGGAAGAGGAGGAGAAGCGGAATTACTATCTGAATACGGGTTACGCTATTCGGACTATCCGAGAGGAGTTTCCTGCCCTCTTCTATAAGGAGCTAACCTTTGATATCTACAG GGATGATATTGTCTTCAAAGATCCACTCAACACTTTTACTGGCATTGAGAATTATAAATCAATCTTCTGGGCTCTACGATTCCATGGCAGGATGTTCTTTAGGGCCTTGTGGATTGATATTGTGAGTGTATGGCAACCTGTGGAGAACATGATAATAGTTCGGTGGACTGTTCATGGCATTCCCCGTGTTCCTTGGGAGAGCCACGGTCGCTTCGATGGCACTTCAGAGTATAAGCTTGATAAAGATGGGAAGATTTATGAGCACTGGGTTCACAACATTGCTTTGAGTGGACCACCAAAGTTCCATGTACTTGCTGTGCAGGAATTAATTGAATACATTGGCGGCGCCTCAACACCAAAGCCTACTTTCTTTGAAATCTTTTCCCCTACCTTGAGGAACATCGCTCCAGTAACGAAATTTTCTAGGTTGAGGCGGAACCTGGGCTCAATTCTAGCCTCCCTAAAGAGAAATGAGGAGGAACAGTCAGATCAAACATAG
- the LOC104247180 gene encoding probable membrane-associated kinase regulator 6: protein MENSQQPLATESFSYSWLLNRKPSIDSLTESLTPSYITDEEDIMFIAYSKRFLEEAQNFNFDVRPSVESVPADEIFSDGHIMPLYFDRSKIESFEEALNNSNTCSISSSTPPTPISTLSSRTSQAEFLEKWRKFSGRVLVKWFGFFRPFAKRIASSRKSAKVDDLQRKESEIQSCKSTNSLFQESPRRMVKSYSVVDWAGNENNQRNTSRIKRLRKVKSWSNSAHASPIRNPSSDHNSTDVWRDMENAVSDAILHCKRSFAMSTESDDHFDQKKKW, encoded by the coding sequence ATGGAAAATTCCCAACAACCTCTTGCCACAGAGAGTTTCTCTTACAGCTGGTTGTTGAACAGAAAACCTTCCATTGATAGTCTTACAGAATCTCTTACACCCTCCTATATTACTGATGAGGAAGATATTATGTTTATTGCTTATTCAAAAAGATTCCTAGAAGAAGCTCAAAACTTCAACTTTGATGTTCGACCTTCTGTTGAATCTGTCCCTGCTGATGAAATCTTCTCTGATGGACACATTATGCCTTTGTATTTTGATAGATCAAAGATTGAATCTTTTGAAGAAGCCTTAAATAATTCCAACACTTGTTCAATTTCCTCATCAACTCCTCCCACACCAATATCTACACTTTCTTCTAGAACTAGCCAAgctgaatttcttgaaaaatggAGAAAATTTTCAGGCAGAGTTTTGGTTAAGTGGTTTGGATTTTTCAGGCCATTTGCCAAAAGGATAGCAAGTTCAAGAAAAAGTGCAAAAGTTGATGACCTTCAAAGAAAAGAATCGGAAATTCAAAGCTGCAAGAGTACTAATTCTTTATTTCAGGAATCTCCTCGTCGAATGGTTAAATCTTATTCTGTTGTTGACTGGGCTGGAAATGAGAACAACCAAAGAAATACTAGTAGAATTAAGAGGTTGAGAAAGGTGAAAAGTTGGAGTAACTCAGCACATGCTTCACCTATAAGAAATCCATCCTCTGATCATAATTCTACTGATGTTTGGCGCGATATGGAAAATGCGGTTTCTGATGCAATTCTGCACTGTAAAAGATCATTTGCTATGTCAACAGAGTCTGATGATCATTTTGACCAGAAGAAGAAATGGTAG